In Archangium violaceum, the following are encoded in one genomic region:
- a CDS encoding phage tail sheath family protein, with translation MATSYLTPGIYVEEVSTGAKPLEAVGTSTVGFVGRAPNPGVRQHEAVLIRNWSEFLKVFAQGKDVKSTPLALAVYGFFQNGGTRCFVVNIGDGQRLAGGVQRREGLDVLREVDEVAIVAAPGFTGPDDYDALLTHAEQMQDRVAVLDAPEDATVEQLCEVATVSLPSAGGEGAPGPRRSKGVRARASKYGAYYYPWISMYDPFEREKKLVNVPPSGHIAGIYARVDGLRGVHKAPANEIVRAADGLPVQVTREDQGVLNQCGVNCIRIFREGIKVWGARTLSDDPEWRYLNVRRLFNMVEETIGQGTRWVVFEPNDMSTRRSVERDVGAFLKRLWRDGALVGRTEREAYFVKCDDETNPPEVVDAGQLVAVIGIAPVKPAEFIIFRIGQYAGGAERAEEAGRG, from the coding sequence GTGGCGACGAGTTACCTGACACCCGGCATCTACGTGGAGGAGGTGTCCACCGGAGCGAAGCCCCTGGAGGCGGTGGGGACGAGCACGGTGGGCTTCGTGGGGAGGGCCCCCAACCCCGGCGTGCGCCAGCACGAGGCCGTGCTCATCCGCAACTGGTCGGAGTTCCTCAAGGTGTTCGCCCAGGGCAAGGACGTGAAGAGCACGCCCCTGGCCCTGGCCGTGTACGGCTTCTTCCAGAACGGAGGGACGCGCTGCTTCGTCGTCAACATCGGAGACGGCCAGCGCCTCGCGGGCGGCGTGCAGCGCCGGGAGGGGTTGGACGTGCTGCGCGAGGTGGACGAGGTGGCCATCGTCGCGGCGCCCGGCTTCACCGGACCGGACGACTACGATGCGCTGCTCACGCACGCCGAGCAGATGCAGGACCGCGTGGCGGTGCTGGACGCGCCCGAGGACGCCACCGTCGAGCAGCTGTGCGAGGTGGCGACGGTCTCGCTTCCATCGGCGGGCGGGGAGGGGGCACCGGGCCCGCGCCGCTCCAAGGGCGTGCGGGCACGGGCCTCGAAGTACGGCGCGTACTACTACCCGTGGATCTCCATGTACGACCCGTTCGAGCGCGAGAAGAAGCTCGTGAACGTGCCGCCGTCGGGGCACATCGCGGGCATCTACGCACGGGTGGACGGGCTGCGCGGGGTGCACAAGGCGCCAGCCAATGAGATCGTCCGCGCGGCGGACGGGTTGCCCGTGCAGGTGACACGCGAGGACCAGGGCGTGCTCAACCAGTGCGGCGTCAACTGCATCCGCATCTTCCGCGAGGGCATCAAAGTGTGGGGCGCGCGGACGCTGTCGGACGACCCGGAGTGGCGCTACCTGAACGTGCGCCGCCTGTTCAACATGGTGGAGGAGACCATCGGGCAGGGGACGCGCTGGGTGGTGTTCGAGCCGAACGACATGTCGACGCGGCGCTCGGTGGAGCGCGACGTGGGCGCCTTCCTGAAGCGGCTGTGGCGCGACGGCGCGCTGGTGGGCCGCACGGAGCGGGAAGCGTACTTCGTGAAGTGTGACGACGAGACGAACCCGCCCGAGGTGGTGGACGCGGGGCAGCTGGTCGCCGTCATCGGAATCGCGCCGGTGAAGCCGGCCGAGTTCATCATCTTCCGCATCGGCCAGTACGCGGGCGGTGCGGAGCGGGCGGAGGAGGCTGGCCGTGGCTGA
- a CDS encoding phage tail protein, with translation MADPKEAQTPPPAQEGAQPGTQPELLRGYNFRMDINGVSQARFTECQGLEVKVEALRFREGGAGPVVRRLAGPVSYGDVTLRYGLTTSRELWNWFMESVNGVPTRQNVSIMMTGPDGITEVFRWNLVDAWPSQWRGAPLDALGQMVAIESLTLVFESINRGG, from the coding sequence GTGGCTGATCCCAAGGAGGCACAGACCCCACCCCCGGCGCAGGAGGGGGCCCAGCCGGGAACGCAGCCGGAGCTGCTGCGTGGATACAACTTCCGGATGGACATCAATGGCGTGAGCCAGGCGCGCTTCACCGAGTGCCAGGGGCTGGAGGTGAAGGTGGAGGCACTGCGCTTCCGCGAGGGAGGCGCGGGGCCGGTGGTCCGGCGGCTGGCCGGGCCCGTGTCCTACGGCGACGTCACCCTGCGCTACGGGCTGACCACCTCGCGCGAGCTGTGGAACTGGTTCATGGAATCGGTGAACGGCGTGCCGACGCGGCAGAACGTCTCCATCATGATGACGGGGCCGGACGGAATCACGGAGGTGTTCCGCTGGAACCTGGTGGATGCCTGGCCCTCGCAGTGGAGAGGGGCGCCGCTGGATGCGCTCGGGCAGATGGTGGCGATCGAGTCCCTCACGCTGGTCTTCGAGTCCATCAACCGTGGCGGATGA
- a CDS encoding phage baseplate assembly protein V, with protein sequence MRSVRGLPELRVEVGGTPLSNEELRALESVRVQRRLSLPTQCELTFTDPKGPLATRGLPPGSTLRIAVAARREPLFVGEVTAVEYVHGAAGSRQVRVRGYDLLHRLRKRQPVRAHVQVSLRDLARELVSELGLSVEDSEPGPLWRHLIQHGQSDLEFLVERAERCGLWLVLEEGVLRLLSLEGEGEPVPLVLGESLLEAHVEVNGDPACRSVSSAGWNPLQAEMNKASVSEGRVGRRVEASVPPERVGGSGERALVNESTEGTAHAEALARAELDHRLAREVVFTGIAEGDPRLRPGARVDLRGVVPVVAGRYVLTSVTHTLDARHGFISELSSEPPPRRARSRASSVVPGVVSRVDDPDHKGRVRVSLPTCGDVETDWMQVLCAGAGAGKGLVMLPDVGDTVLLVLSEEDPAQGVVVGGLYGTSGPPDAGVSGSGVSRFNLLTPGGLKLRFNDETRTLRLEDQAGSYLQLSPHVVRLHAETALEIEAPGKSVTIEAATIDFRRRG encoded by the coding sequence ATGAGGTCCGTCCGAGGCTTGCCCGAGCTGCGCGTGGAGGTGGGCGGGACGCCCCTGTCCAACGAGGAGCTGCGCGCCCTGGAATCGGTACGCGTCCAGCGGCGCCTGTCGCTCCCGACGCAGTGCGAGCTCACCTTCACGGATCCGAAGGGCCCGCTGGCCACGCGGGGCCTGCCACCGGGGAGCACGCTGCGCATCGCGGTGGCCGCCCGTCGCGAGCCGCTCTTCGTGGGAGAGGTGACGGCCGTGGAGTACGTCCATGGCGCCGCCGGCTCGCGACAGGTGCGCGTCCGGGGCTACGACCTGCTCCACCGCCTGCGCAAGCGGCAGCCGGTGCGGGCGCACGTGCAGGTGTCGTTGCGGGACCTGGCGCGCGAGCTGGTGTCGGAGCTCGGCCTCTCCGTCGAGGACTCCGAGCCCGGTCCGCTCTGGCGCCACCTCATCCAGCACGGACAGTCGGACCTGGAGTTCCTCGTGGAGAGGGCGGAGCGCTGTGGCCTGTGGCTGGTGTTGGAGGAGGGCGTGCTGCGCCTGCTGTCCCTGGAGGGAGAGGGAGAGCCCGTGCCGCTGGTGCTGGGCGAGTCGCTGCTGGAGGCCCACGTGGAGGTGAACGGGGACCCCGCGTGCCGCTCGGTGTCCTCGGCGGGGTGGAACCCGCTGCAGGCGGAGATGAACAAGGCCAGCGTCTCCGAGGGCCGCGTGGGCCGGCGGGTGGAGGCCTCCGTGCCACCGGAGCGCGTGGGGGGCAGTGGCGAGCGCGCCCTCGTCAACGAGAGCACCGAGGGCACCGCGCACGCCGAGGCCCTGGCCCGCGCGGAGCTGGACCACCGGCTGGCCCGCGAGGTGGTGTTCACCGGCATCGCGGAGGGAGACCCGCGGCTGCGCCCGGGAGCGCGCGTGGACCTGCGGGGCGTGGTGCCGGTGGTGGCGGGGCGGTACGTCCTCACCTCCGTGACGCACACCCTGGATGCGCGGCACGGCTTCATCTCCGAGCTCTCCTCGGAGCCGCCTCCGCGCCGGGCCCGCTCGCGTGCCTCCTCGGTGGTGCCGGGCGTGGTGAGCCGGGTGGACGACCCGGACCACAAGGGGCGCGTCCGCGTCTCGCTGCCCACCTGCGGCGATGTGGAGACGGACTGGATGCAGGTGCTCTGCGCGGGCGCCGGGGCGGGCAAGGGCCTGGTGATGCTGCCGGACGTGGGGGACACGGTGCTGCTCGTCCTCTCGGAGGAGGACCCGGCACAGGGCGTGGTGGTGGGGGGCCTCTACGGCACGAGCGGACCGCCGGACGCGGGCGTCTCCGGCTCGGGCGTGAGCCGCTTCAACCTGCTCACCCCCGGGGGGCTCAAGCTGCGCTTCAACGACGAGACCCGCACGCTCCGGCTGGAGGACCAGGCGGGCAGCTACCTGCAGCTGTCTCCCCACGTCGTCCGCCTGCATGCCGAGACGGCGCTCGAGATCGAAGCCCCCGGCAAGTCCGTCACGATCGAAGCGGCGACCATCGATTTCCGGAGGAGAGGCTGA
- a CDS encoding GPW/gp25 family protein, whose protein sequence is MNAPRYRSWRFLHPDLDAVGIGPAGLRLSPSGGISLVQEEASVRQAILLLLSTVPGERVMRPDYGCELHRLVFAPNDDTTAGLAIHYVRRALERWEPRIDILHLDANRSAEEPFRLDVSLEYRVRATQRADRVFFGFDLMGGPA, encoded by the coding sequence ATGAACGCCCCCCGCTACCGCTCCTGGCGCTTCCTCCATCCAGACCTCGATGCCGTCGGCATCGGACCCGCGGGCCTGCGCCTGTCGCCCTCGGGTGGCATCTCCCTGGTGCAGGAGGAGGCCTCGGTCCGTCAGGCCATCCTCCTGCTGCTGTCCACCGTGCCCGGCGAGCGCGTCATGCGTCCGGACTACGGCTGCGAGCTGCACCGGCTCGTCTTCGCTCCCAACGACGACACCACCGCGGGTCTGGCCATCCACTACGTGCGCCGGGCGCTGGAGCGCTGGGAGCCTCGCATCGACATCCTCCACCTGGACGCCAACCGGAGCGCCGAGGAGCCCTTCCGGCTCGACGTCTCGCTCGAGTACCGCGTGCGCGCCACGCAGCGCGCGGACCGGGTGTTCTTCGGGTTCGACCTCATGGGTGGGCCCGCCTGA
- a CDS encoding putative baseplate assembly protein, with protein sequence MTLPSPNLDDRSFQQLLDEARNRIARSSPEWTDLSPHDPGMVLLEVFAHLTETMLYRLNRLPDKAYVEFLRLIGVRLQAPSAATVKLRFILARPAERPVEIPRGTGVTPSRTEAGAEPVIFLTAEPALIPQGGTEVEVLAHHGEQVEAELAGIGTGQPGLTVTARRPPIVAPTGDGRDLMVGVEAAPGELDGRVPARKLGDKTFRIWREVESFSNLPPDEPAYVVDRMTGTITFAPAARMTGEDGALSAEPRALAAVPKPGRAIVLWYLRGGGLAGNVAAGALDTLKVAIPGVKVTNPAPAVGGRAAETLENALVRGPQELHSLGRAITAQDYERLAMRSSGAVARAKAFTQAQLWAHALPGAVEVLLVPYLPPNVQGPSGEGVTQESLRQHETEEARARIQKALEERRPLGTTCQVSWARYKTVRVRARVVAHRAEDLVALKRRSLERLHLALNPLPTRLQPGGWRFGQSLRASHLYDTLLAEPGVSYVDQVRLLVEEVPRDVRTLSEDAFQPRTFYAGGGDALFRTVTDADGWERVGRFPGEQVEVVEAHPQRAGLVAVAARLTEDPQRSRLHLSLDSGETWQRATHTLDHVEDLAWMVRDGVPVLLIATRVGLFELAVEEGATPLQVLVDPSDHDLGFFAVAASPDARGGVSVAVAGMSLRGVYLSHTGGRGNSFRHIGLRNQDVRALEVQRDGPRSFLWAALAAASGADPGKGCMSWELLGPVDPPDGWRAFDKGWDGGSCLALAFDGAMAYAATHRAGVLWVDASRRDATWSRPGVDSGLPLRERERLFQPVQALAVAPGGGLLLAGGPAGVHRQRKPGGQYENCSTQEFAEKVTLPPTWLLVSGAHELEVVTVDEAE encoded by the coding sequence ATGACGCTGCCCTCGCCCAACCTGGATGACCGGAGCTTCCAGCAGTTGCTGGACGAGGCCCGCAACCGCATCGCGCGGAGCAGCCCCGAGTGGACCGACCTGAGCCCGCATGACCCGGGCATGGTGCTGCTGGAGGTGTTCGCGCACCTGACGGAGACGATGCTCTACCGGCTCAACCGGCTGCCGGACAAGGCCTACGTCGAGTTCCTCCGGCTCATCGGCGTGCGCCTGCAAGCGCCGAGCGCCGCCACGGTGAAGCTGCGCTTCATCCTCGCCCGCCCCGCAGAGCGGCCGGTGGAGATTCCTCGCGGTACGGGCGTCACCCCCTCGCGCACCGAGGCGGGAGCCGAGCCCGTCATCTTCCTCACCGCGGAGCCCGCGCTCATTCCCCAGGGAGGCACGGAGGTGGAGGTGCTCGCCCACCACGGGGAGCAGGTGGAGGCGGAGCTGGCGGGCATCGGCACCGGGCAGCCCGGCCTCACCGTGACGGCGCGCCGCCCGCCCATCGTGGCACCCACGGGGGACGGGCGGGACTTGATGGTGGGCGTGGAGGCCGCGCCCGGCGAGCTGGACGGGCGCGTGCCGGCGCGCAAGCTCGGGGACAAGACGTTCCGCATCTGGCGCGAGGTGGAGAGTTTCTCCAACCTGCCACCGGACGAGCCCGCATATGTGGTGGACCGGATGACGGGCACCATCACCTTCGCGCCCGCGGCGCGGATGACGGGGGAGGACGGGGCGCTGTCGGCCGAGCCCCGGGCGCTCGCGGCGGTGCCGAAGCCGGGGCGGGCCATCGTCCTGTGGTACCTGCGCGGGGGAGGGCTCGCGGGCAACGTGGCCGCGGGCGCCCTGGACACCCTCAAGGTGGCGATTCCCGGGGTGAAGGTGACGAACCCCGCGCCCGCCGTGGGAGGCCGCGCGGCGGAGACGCTGGAGAACGCGCTCGTCCGGGGCCCGCAGGAGCTGCACTCGCTGGGGCGCGCCATCACCGCCCAGGACTACGAGCGGCTGGCGATGCGCAGCTCGGGCGCGGTGGCCCGCGCGAAGGCCTTCACCCAGGCCCAGCTCTGGGCGCACGCGCTGCCGGGTGCGGTGGAGGTGCTGCTGGTGCCGTACCTGCCACCCAACGTGCAGGGGCCTTCGGGCGAGGGCGTCACCCAGGAGTCGCTGAGACAGCACGAGACGGAGGAGGCGCGCGCCCGCATCCAGAAGGCGCTGGAGGAGCGGCGGCCCCTGGGCACCACGTGCCAGGTGAGCTGGGCGCGCTACAAGACGGTGCGCGTGCGGGCGCGCGTGGTGGCGCACCGGGCGGAGGACCTGGTGGCGCTGAAGCGGCGCTCGCTGGAGCGGCTGCACCTGGCCCTCAATCCGCTGCCCACGCGGCTGCAACCGGGAGGCTGGCGCTTCGGCCAGTCCCTGCGCGCCTCGCACCTCTACGACACCCTGCTCGCCGAGCCCGGCGTCAGCTACGTGGACCAGGTGCGCCTGCTGGTGGAGGAGGTACCCCGGGACGTGCGGACGCTCTCCGAGGACGCCTTCCAGCCGCGCACCTTCTATGCGGGGGGCGGGGATGCCCTCTTCCGCACCGTCACCGACGCGGATGGCTGGGAGCGCGTGGGCCGCTTCCCCGGGGAGCAGGTGGAGGTGGTGGAAGCCCACCCGCAGCGCGCGGGGCTGGTGGCCGTGGCCGCGCGGCTGACGGAGGACCCGCAGCGCTCCCGCCTCCACCTGTCGCTGGACAGCGGCGAGACGTGGCAGCGCGCCACGCACACGCTGGACCACGTGGAAGACCTGGCGTGGATGGTGCGCGACGGAGTGCCCGTGCTGCTGATTGCCACGCGCGTGGGCCTCTTCGAGCTGGCGGTGGAGGAGGGCGCCACGCCGCTCCAGGTGCTGGTGGACCCGTCGGACCACGACCTGGGCTTCTTCGCCGTGGCCGCTTCCCCGGACGCGCGCGGCGGGGTGAGCGTGGCGGTGGCGGGGATGAGCCTGCGCGGCGTCTACCTCTCCCATACCGGTGGGCGAGGCAACAGCTTCCGCCACATCGGCCTGCGCAACCAGGACGTGCGCGCGCTGGAGGTGCAGCGTGACGGACCTCGCTCCTTCCTCTGGGCGGCACTGGCCGCGGCGAGCGGCGCGGATCCGGGCAAGGGGTGCATGAGCTGGGAGCTGCTCGGCCCGGTGGATCCTCCGGACGGGTGGCGCGCCTTCGACAAGGGCTGGGATGGCGGAAGCTGTCTGGCACTCGCCTTCGATGGGGCCATGGCCTACGCCGCCACGCACCGCGCGGGCGTGCTCTGGGTGGACGCGAGCCGGCGCGACGCCACGTGGAGCCGCCCCGGCGTGGACAGCGGCCTGCCGCTGCGCGAGCGCGAACGCCTCTTCCAGCCCGTGCAGGCCCTGGCGGTGGCTCCCGGTGGGGGACTGCTGCTCGCGGGAGGCCCGGCCGGCGTCCACCGCCAGCGCAAGCCGGGCGGCCAGTACGAGAACTGCTCGACGCAGGAGTTCGCGGAGAAGGTGACGCTGCCTCCCACCTGGCTCCTGGTGTCGGGCGCGCATGAGCTCGAGGTGGTGACGGTCGATGAAGCGGAATGA
- a CDS encoding phage tail protein codes for MKRNEIARLLPGVFQRTLDESGPLVALLDVMEALHAPSEAALAGLPSLFDPLRAPERFVPFLARWVDLGVPVTTGLGRMRELVAAAVELSRWRGTARGLLLFLRTATGREDFVIEERVPGANGRPRPFHLRVRAPAELAPHRPMVEAIIEREKPAYVTYELHFGQPIPGAS; via the coding sequence ATGAAGCGGAATGAGATCGCCCGGTTGTTGCCCGGAGTCTTCCAGCGCACGCTCGACGAGAGCGGTCCCCTGGTGGCGCTGCTGGACGTGATGGAGGCCCTGCACGCGCCCTCCGAGGCCGCGCTGGCCGGGCTGCCGTCGCTCTTCGACCCGCTGCGCGCGCCGGAGCGCTTCGTGCCCTTCCTGGCGCGCTGGGTGGACCTGGGCGTGCCCGTCACCACGGGCCTGGGACGCATGCGCGAGCTGGTGGCCGCGGCGGTGGAGCTGTCGCGCTGGCGCGGCACGGCCCGGGGGCTGCTGCTCTTCCTGCGCACGGCCACGGGGCGCGAGGACTTCGTCATCGAGGAGCGGGTGCCCGGTGCCAACGGGCGTCCCCGTCCCTTCCACTTGCGCGTGCGAGCCCCGGCCGAGCTGGCCCCGCACCGGCCCATGGTGGAGGCCATCATCGAGCGGGAGAAGCCCGCCTACGTCACCTACGAGCTGCACTTCGGGCAGCCCATACCAGGAGCCAGTTGA
- a CDS encoding FAD-binding oxidoreductase — translation MANVLPEAFLRAIADGFPADFLTREPGELQEYGRDWTRVYSPAPTAVAFPRTTDEVSRLLALCDQHRVAVVPSGGRTGLAGGAVAARGELVLSLRRMTRMDPVDLLGNTVRVQAGAITEAVHHHCAEHGLTWPVDFASKGSSQVGGNIATNAGGVKVIRYGLTRQWVLGLQVVTARGQVLELNGALEKNNTGTDLRQLFIGSEGTLGVITEATLKLAPLPGKQDVFLFAVPDVAAVLRLFREARRAPLLLSAYEFFTDKCLARLQRHRKLRSPFEAPSGCYVLMEAEGKDPAEVEGWLGSLFEKGLVTDGTMAQSPSQASELWALREGISESLSATGLPHKNDVSLPVANLEAFCSELDAVFSARYPGWEIALFGHIGDGNLHINIMKPEGMEKAEFLAHTKQADPTMFELVRKHGGSISAEHGIGLLKRDYLSFSRSPAEIEMLRTLKRALDPNNILNPGKILEV, via the coding sequence ATGGCCAACGTGCTTCCCGAAGCATTCCTCCGCGCCATCGCGGATGGGTTTCCCGCGGATTTCCTCACCCGAGAGCCGGGCGAGCTCCAGGAGTACGGGCGCGACTGGACGCGCGTCTATTCACCGGCCCCCACGGCGGTGGCCTTTCCGCGCACCACGGACGAGGTCTCGCGCCTGCTGGCCCTGTGCGACCAGCACCGGGTGGCGGTGGTGCCCTCCGGTGGGCGCACGGGCTTGGCGGGTGGCGCGGTGGCCGCCAGGGGCGAGCTGGTGCTGTCCCTGCGGCGGATGACCCGGATGGATCCGGTGGATCTGCTCGGCAACACGGTGCGTGTGCAGGCGGGCGCCATCACCGAGGCCGTGCACCACCACTGCGCCGAGCATGGCCTCACGTGGCCGGTGGACTTCGCCTCCAAGGGTTCGAGTCAGGTGGGCGGCAACATCGCGACCAACGCGGGTGGGGTGAAGGTCATCCGCTACGGCCTCACCCGCCAGTGGGTGCTGGGACTGCAGGTGGTGACGGCCCGGGGCCAGGTGCTGGAGCTCAACGGCGCGCTGGAGAAGAACAACACCGGCACGGACCTGCGCCAGCTCTTCATCGGCAGCGAGGGCACGCTGGGTGTCATCACCGAGGCCACGCTCAAGCTGGCGCCGCTACCGGGCAAGCAGGACGTGTTCCTCTTCGCGGTGCCGGACGTGGCCGCCGTGCTGCGGCTGTTCCGCGAGGCCCGGCGCGCCCCGCTGCTGCTGAGCGCCTACGAGTTCTTCACCGACAAGTGCCTGGCCCGGCTGCAGCGCCACCGCAAGCTGCGCTCGCCCTTCGAGGCCCCCAGCGGCTGCTACGTGCTGATGGAGGCCGAGGGGAAGGACCCCGCCGAGGTGGAGGGCTGGTTGGGCTCGCTCTTCGAGAAGGGGCTGGTGACGGACGGCACCATGGCGCAGAGCCCCTCGCAGGCCAGCGAGCTGTGGGCCCTGCGCGAGGGCATCAGCGAGAGCCTGTCCGCCACGGGGCTGCCACACAAGAACGATGTGTCCCTGCCGGTGGCGAACCTGGAGGCCTTCTGCTCCGAGCTGGACGCGGTCTTCAGCGCGCGCTACCCGGGCTGGGAGATCGCCCTGTTCGGACACATCGGTGACGGCAATCTCCACATCAACATCATGAAGCCCGAGGGCATGGAGAAGGCCGAGTTCCTCGCGCACACGAAGCAGGCCGACCCCACCATGTTCGAGCTGGTGCGCAAGCACGGCGGCAGCATCTCCGCCGAGCACGGCATCGGCCTGCTCAAGAGGGACTACCTGTCCTTCTCGCGCTCGCCCGCTGAAATCGAGATGTTGCGCACGCTCAAGCGCGCCCTGGACCCGAACAACATCCTCAACCCGGGGAAGATCCTCGAGGTTTGA
- a CDS encoding Uma2 family endonuclease, with the protein MTEEKKPPHREATYEELAALPPHQVGEILGGKLFASPRPASPHSAASLALGAELVGPFQRGRGGPGGWWFFNEPELHFGKDVLVPDLAGWRRSRMPVRSNVPSFTLAPDWVCEVLSPSTARIDRTLKKQIYAQQGVEYVWLVDPVLRILEVLRLHEGQWLERGSSSGDARVRAEPFEAIELELEALWFSESPEPG; encoded by the coding sequence ATGACGGAGGAGAAGAAGCCCCCGCATCGGGAAGCCACCTACGAGGAGCTCGCCGCCCTTCCTCCACACCAGGTCGGGGAGATCCTGGGTGGGAAGCTCTTCGCGTCACCTCGGCCCGCGAGCCCTCATTCGGCCGCCAGCCTGGCACTTGGGGCGGAGCTCGTTGGCCCCTTCCAGCGTGGACGGGGCGGCCCTGGCGGCTGGTGGTTCTTCAATGAGCCGGAGTTGCACTTCGGCAAGGACGTGCTGGTGCCGGATCTCGCGGGCTGGCGGCGCTCGCGCATGCCCGTGCGCTCCAACGTTCCCAGCTTCACCCTGGCTCCGGATTGGGTCTGCGAGGTGCTCTCCCCCTCGACGGCCCGCATCGATCGGACCCTCAAGAAGCAGATCTACGCCCAGCAGGGGGTGGAGTACGTCTGGCTCGTGGATCCGGTGCTCCGTATCCTGGAGGTCCTCCGGCTCCACGAAGGTCAATGGCTGGAGCGGGGATCCTCGAGCGGTGACGCCCGCGTGCGTGCCGAGCCCTTCGAGGCCATCGAGCTGGAGCTGGAGGCCCTCTGGTTCTCCGAGTCTCCCGAGCCCGGTTGA
- the serA gene encoding phosphoglycerate dehydrogenase produces MSTPKFPSPSTPVTIEGPLKVLLLENIHPSAEEMLKAEGFSVERLKGAFKPDELEQRIQGVHLLGIRSKTNVWEPALAKAPNLLAVGAFCIGTNQVDLKAANIHGVPVFNAPFSNTRSVAELVIAEIIMLTRQLGDRSREVHAGQWRKVATGSHEVRGKTLGIIGYGHIGSQLGVLAESMGMRVIFYDVMTKLPLGNSRPTATLNELLESADFVTLHVPATPSTEWMIGERELAKMRQGSYLINASRGTVVDIAALAKALKAGHLAGAAVDVYPEEPETNSDGFVTELQGLPNVILTPHIGGSTEEAQASIGKEVATSLIKFVRNGATTGAVNFPQVETPLIPKTHRILNVHRNTPGVLRDINKIVSDLNANIHAQVLSTDSNIGYLVMDLDQDVANPVCQAIAGLQTDIKTRIVS; encoded by the coding sequence ATGAGCACGCCCAAGTTCCCGTCGCCTTCCACCCCGGTCACCATCGAAGGTCCCCTGAAGGTCCTGCTGCTCGAGAACATCCACCCGTCCGCCGAGGAGATGCTCAAGGCGGAGGGCTTCTCGGTGGAGCGGCTCAAGGGAGCGTTCAAGCCCGACGAGCTGGAGCAGCGCATCCAAGGCGTCCACCTGCTGGGCATCCGCAGCAAGACGAACGTATGGGAGCCGGCCCTGGCCAAGGCGCCCAACCTGCTGGCGGTGGGGGCCTTCTGCATCGGCACCAACCAGGTGGACCTGAAGGCGGCCAACATTCATGGCGTGCCCGTCTTCAACGCGCCCTTCAGCAACACGCGCAGCGTGGCGGAGCTGGTGATCGCGGAGATCATCATGCTCACCCGCCAGCTCGGGGACCGGAGCCGGGAGGTGCACGCGGGCCAGTGGCGCAAGGTGGCCACGGGCAGCCACGAGGTGCGCGGCAAGACGCTGGGCATCATCGGGTACGGGCACATCGGCTCGCAGCTGGGCGTGCTGGCCGAGTCCATGGGCATGCGCGTCATCTTCTACGACGTGATGACGAAGCTGCCGCTGGGCAACTCGCGCCCCACGGCCACGCTGAACGAGCTGCTGGAGTCGGCGGACTTCGTGACGCTGCACGTGCCGGCCACGCCGTCCACCGAGTGGATGATTGGAGAGCGCGAGCTGGCGAAGATGCGCCAGGGCAGCTACCTCATCAACGCGAGCCGGGGCACGGTGGTGGACATCGCCGCGCTGGCGAAGGCGCTCAAGGCAGGCCACCTGGCGGGGGCCGCGGTGGACGTGTACCCCGAGGAGCCGGAGACCAACAGCGACGGCTTCGTCACCGAACTGCAGGGGCTGCCCAACGTCATCCTCACCCCGCACATCGGCGGCTCCACGGAGGAGGCGCAGGCGTCCATCGGCAAGGAGGTGGCCACCTCGCTCATCAAGTTCGTGAGGAACGGGGCCACCACGGGGGCGGTGAACTTCCCGCAGGTGGAGACGCCGCTGATTCCGAAAACGCACCGCATCCTCAACGTGCACCGCAACACGCCGGGCGTGCTGCGCGACATCAACAAGATCGTCTCGGACCTCAACGCCAACATCCACGCCCAGGTGCTCAGCACCGACTCCAACATCGGCTACCTGGTGATGGACCTGGACCAGGACGTGGCCAACCCGGTGTGCCAGGCCATCGCCGGCCTGCAGACGGACATCAAGACGCGCATCGTGTCCTGA